One Xyrauchen texanus isolate HMW12.3.18 chromosome 2, RBS_HiC_50CHRs, whole genome shotgun sequence genomic window carries:
- the LOC127617780 gene encoding histone H2B-like, protein MPEPAKSAPKKGSKKAVTKTAGKGGKKRRKSRKESYAIYVYKVLKQVHPDTGISSKAMGIMNSFVNDIFERIGGEASRLAHYNKRSTITSREIQTAVRLLLPGELAKHAVSEGTKAVTKYTSSK, encoded by the coding sequence ATGCCTGAACCAGCCAAATCCGCCCCGAAGAAGGGATCCAAGAAGGCCGTCACAAAGACCGCCGGTAAGGGAGGAAAGAAGCGCAGAAAGTCCAGGAAGGAGAGTTACGCTATCTACGTGTATAAAGTCCTGAAACAGGTTCATCCTGACACCGGGATCTCTTCCAAGGCGATGGGAATCATGAACTCTTTCGTCAACGACATCTTCGAGCGCATCGGCGGTGAAGCGTCTCGTCTCGCTCACTACAACAAGCGCTCCACCATCACATCGAGAGAGATCCAGACCGCCGTGCGTCTGCTGCTGCCCGGTGAACTGGCCAAACACGCCGTGTCTGAGGGCACAAAGGCCGTCACCAAATACACCAGCTCCAAGTAG
- the LOC127617901 gene encoding histone H4 → MSGRGKGGKGLGKGGAKRHRKVLRDNIQGITKPAIRRLARRGGVKRISGLIYEETRGVLKVFLENVIRDAVTYTEHAKRKTVTAMDVVYALKRQGRTLYGFGG, encoded by the coding sequence ATGTCCGGAAGAGGTAAAGGCGGTAAAGGACTCGGGAAAGGAGGCGCCAAGCGTCACCGCAAAGTGTTGCGTGATAACATCCAGGGAATCACCAAACCCGCAATCCGTCGTCTCGCTCGCCGTGGCGGTGTCAAGCGTATCTCCGGTCTGATCTACGAGGAGACTCGCGGTGTGTTGAAGGTGTTTCTGGAGAACGTTATCCGTGATGCCGTCACCTACACTGAACACGCCAAGAGAAAGACCGTCACTGCCATGGACGTTGTGTACGCGCTGAAACGACAGGGACGAACTCTGTACGGATTCGGAGGATAA